Proteins from one Rosa chinensis cultivar Old Blush chromosome 7, RchiOBHm-V2, whole genome shotgun sequence genomic window:
- the LOC112179396 gene encoding phosphomevalonate kinase, peroxisomal: protein MAVVASAPGKVLLTGGYLILDRPNAGLVLSTNARFFAIVKPLYDHLKPDSWAWKWTDVKLTSPQLSRESIYKLSLKDLTLENVSSGDSRNPFVEQAVQYCVAAARATLDKDKKDSLEKLLLQGLDITILGSNDFYSYRNYIEARGLPLTPDALAALPAFASITFNAEESNGENCKPEVAKTGLGSSAAMTTAVVAALLHYLGVVNLASVLHQEKDTTDLDTVHVIAQTAHCLAQGKVGSGFDVSSAVYGSHRYVRFSPEVISSAQVAVMGTPLPEVVLEILKGKWDHERTKFCLPPLMTLLLGEPGTGGSSTPSMVGAVKKWQKSDPEKSLDTLRKLSEANSALETQLNTLSKLAEKHWDDYKCVIDSCSILKTDKWIEQVGNPNQQAIVKALLGARDAMLGIRFHMHQMGEAAGVPIEPESQTKLLDATMSMEGVLLAGVPGAGGFDAVFAVTLGDSGSHVTKSWSSFNVLALLVREDPHGVSLESADPRTKEITSSISSVHID from the exons ATGGCCGT AGTTGCTTCAGCTCCAGGGAAGGTTCTGTTGACCGGAGGCTACCTAATTCTCGACAGACCCAATGCCGGACTCGTGCTCAGCACCAACGCTCGCTTCTTCGCCATTGTCAAACCGCTCTACGATCACCTCAAGCCTGACAGCTGGGCTTGG AAATGGACCGATGTGAAATTGACCTCTCCTCAGCTCTCTAGAGAAAGCATCTACAAATTGTCACTCAAAGATTTAACTCTTGAAAACGTTTCTTCAGG TGACTCGAGGAACCCTTTTGTGGAGCAAGCAGTGCAATACTGTGTGGCTGCTGCTCGAGCAACACTGGACAAGGACAAGAAGGATTCATTAGAGAAATTACTATTGCAAG GTCTTGACATCACGATTTTAGGAAGCAATGACTTTTATTCGTATCGGAATTAC ATTGAAGCCCGTGGTCTGCCTTTGACTCCAGATGCATTGGCTGCACTTCCTGCCTTTGCATCTATTACCTTCAATGCCGAGGAATCAAATGGAGAAAATTGTAAGCCTGAAGTTGCAAAAACTGGACTGGGTTCTTCTGCGGCAATGACAACTGCTGTTGTTGCTGCTTTGCTTCATTACCTGGGGGTTGTTAATCTTGCCTCCGTGCTTCATCAAGAAAAGGACACCACAGATCTTGATACAGTGCATGTGATAGCTCAAACTGCTCACTGTCTTGCACAGGGAAAAGTGGGCAGTGGTTTTGATGTTAGCTCTGCAGTTTATGGAAGTCACCGTTATGTCCGCTTTTCACCAGAAGTGATTTCTTCTGCACag GTTGCAGTGATGGGAACTCCACTACCTGAAGTCGTTCTTGAAATCCTAAAAGGAAAGTGGGACCATGAGAGGACTAAGTTCTGTTTGCCACCATTGATGACTCTT TTACTCGGAGAACCAGGGACTGGAGGATCATCCACTCCATCAATGGTAGGTGCTGTGAAAAAGTGGCAGAAGTCTGACCCTGAGAAATCTTTGGACACGTTGAGAAAGTTGTCAGAGGCAAATTCAGCCCTTGAAACACAACTCAATACTCTAAGCAAATTGGCGGAAAAACACTGGGATGACTATAAATGCGTGATAGACAGCTGCAGCATTCTGAAAACAGACAAG TGGATAGAGCAAGTCGGTAATCCAAACCAACAAGCAATAGTTAAAGCATTATTAGGAGCAAGAGATGCTATGCTTGGGATCAGGTTTCATATGCATCAGATGGGTGAGGCTGCAGGTGTTCCG ATAGAGCCAGAATCACAAACAAAGCTTTTGGATGCTACTATGAGTATGGAAGGAGTTTTGCTGGCCGGAGTTCCTGGAGCAGGTGGATTTGATGCAGTATTTGCAGTTACCTTAGGGGATTCTGGAAGCCACGTGACAAAATCATGGAGCTCATTCAATGTTTTGGCCTTGTTAGTTAGAGAAGATCCTCATGGTGTTTCTTTAGAGTCTGCTGATCCACGAACAAAGGAAATTACCTCATCCATTTCCTCGGTTCATATTGATTAA